A single genomic interval of Helianthus annuus cultivar XRQ/B chromosome 13, HanXRQr2.0-SUNRISE, whole genome shotgun sequence harbors:
- the LOC110898970 gene encoding alpha-1,3-arabinosyltransferase XAT2 isoform X2, producing MAQKEMRVGKSEKGIRGRLVLYATQILCAFFLFHLLYTELTFKGTPSQQIKFTGRQILLDSKPVVSSEVKKYVSSEIKKDVGSEVKIKDDHNQSLQYLLTRLVGGEDRTKLDSTGFACDNTSWSIVCVTNKPVKIDMSTMHVHLQPSNAANNSTTIIRPYSMQESPYVMNYITPVTITTAAPPRPTCDHNHEHPAVIFSTGGYTGNLFHEFNENIIPLFITTRLLRSRVHFVVVDYKPSFIQKYRRVFPRLSGHEIINTAEDSSVHCFPGAITGLKFHKFLGLNSSENPQGYYSMADFRHFIRQTYKLKNKSVFNMQNPPILLLISRQRTRKFLNQDKMVKMMEELGFRVIIASSDKIMSNIEKFSHVINSCSVMMGAHGAGLANELFLPDGAVMIQVRPLGFQYGVDAFYSEPGPGMGLKYLEYRIEPEESSLADVYGLDHPVVADTASVAAKGGYAAAREMYLNKQDLRLNLNRFRATLVETLGFIGHHKDVANA from the exons ATGGCCCAAAAAGAGATGAGGGTTGGTAAATCAGAGAAGGGGATACGAGGGAGGCTAGTTCTATATGCAACTCAAATACTTTGTGCTTTTTTTCTTTTCCATTTGCTTTACACGGAGCTCACCTTTAAGGGTACTCCATCTCAACAAATAAAAT TTACAGGAAGGCAAATCTTGTTAGACTCAAAGCCTGTTGTGAGTTCTGAAGTTAAGAAGTATGTGAGTTCTGAAATTAAGAAGGATGTGGGTTCTGAAGTTAAGATTAAGGATGATCATAATCAGTCTTTGCAATATCTTTTAACAAGACTAGTAGgag GTGAAGATCGAACCAAACTTGACTCAACAGGCTTTGCATGTGATAACACTTCATGGTCAATAGTTTGTGTCACAAACAAACCGGTCAAAATAGATATGAGCACAATGCATGTACACCTTCAACCATCAAATGCTGCTAATAACAGCACCACAATTATCCGCCCATATTCCATGCAAGAAAGCCCCTACGTTATGAACTACATTACTCCGGTGACCATCACAACTGCTGCGCCACCACGGCCTACTTGTGACCACAACCACGAACATCCCGCTGTGATCTTTTCTACTGGCGGATACACCGGAAACCTATTCCATGAGTTTAACGAAAACATTATTCCTTTGTTCATCACCACTCGCCTTTTAAGATCGCGTGTACACTTTGTTGTTGTCGATTACAAGCCTTCGTTTATTCAAAAATATAGGCGTGTGTTCCCGCGCTTATCGGGCCATGAGATCATAAACACGGCAGAGGATTCGAGCGTGCATTGCTTTCCTGGAGCTATAACCGGTTTGAAATTTCATAAATTTCTAGGGTTGAACTCATCTGAAAATCCACAG GGTTACTATTCAATGGCGGATTTCAGACACTTCATCAGACAAACATATAAACTGAAAAACAAAAGCGTTTTCAATATGCAAAACCCGCCCATATTACTTCTAATTTCCCGCCAAAGAACAAGAAAGTTCTTAAATCAAGACAAGATGGTAAAGATGATGGAAGAATTAGGGTTTCGAGTGATCATTGCTAGCTCGGATAAAATAATGTCTAACATTGAGAAATTTTCACATGTGATAAACTCATGTAGTGTTATGATGGGGGCTCATGGAGCCGGTCTAGCCAACGAGCTATTTTTGCCTGATGGAGCCGTTATGATACAAGTTAGACCACTAGGGTTTCAGTATGGAGTTGATGCATTTTATAGTGAACCAGGTCCGGGCATGGGTTTAAAGTATTTGGAGTATAGGATCGAACCGGAGGAGAGTTCGTTAGCTGACGTGTATGGTCTTGATCACCCAGTGGTTGCGGATACAGCGTCAGTAGCGGCTAAGGGTGGCTACGCGGCGGCGCGTGAGATGTATTTAAATAAACAAGATTTGAGATTGAATTTAAACAGATTTAGAGCGACATTAGTTGAAACGTTAGGGTTTATTGGACATCATAAAGATGTTGCGAATGCTTGA
- the LOC110898970 gene encoding alpha-1,3-arabinosyltransferase XAT2 isoform X1, with product MAQKEMRVGKSEKGIRGRLVLYATQILCAFFLFHLLYTELTFKGTPSQQIKLDIVVTGRQILLDSKPVVSSEVKKYVSSEIKKDVGSEVKIKDDHNQSLQYLLTRLVGGEDRTKLDSTGFACDNTSWSIVCVTNKPVKIDMSTMHVHLQPSNAANNSTTIIRPYSMQESPYVMNYITPVTITTAAPPRPTCDHNHEHPAVIFSTGGYTGNLFHEFNENIIPLFITTRLLRSRVHFVVVDYKPSFIQKYRRVFPRLSGHEIINTAEDSSVHCFPGAITGLKFHKFLGLNSSENPQGYYSMADFRHFIRQTYKLKNKSVFNMQNPPILLLISRQRTRKFLNQDKMVKMMEELGFRVIIASSDKIMSNIEKFSHVINSCSVMMGAHGAGLANELFLPDGAVMIQVRPLGFQYGVDAFYSEPGPGMGLKYLEYRIEPEESSLADVYGLDHPVVADTASVAAKGGYAAAREMYLNKQDLRLNLNRFRATLVETLGFIGHHKDVANA from the exons ATGGCCCAAAAAGAGATGAGGGTTGGTAAATCAGAGAAGGGGATACGAGGGAGGCTAGTTCTATATGCAACTCAAATACTTTGTGCTTTTTTTCTTTTCCATTTGCTTTACACGGAGCTCACCTTTAAGGGTACTCCATCTCAACAAATAAAAT TGGATATTGTAGTTACAGGAAGGCAAATCTTGTTAGACTCAAAGCCTGTTGTGAGTTCTGAAGTTAAGAAGTATGTGAGTTCTGAAATTAAGAAGGATGTGGGTTCTGAAGTTAAGATTAAGGATGATCATAATCAGTCTTTGCAATATCTTTTAACAAGACTAGTAGgag GTGAAGATCGAACCAAACTTGACTCAACAGGCTTTGCATGTGATAACACTTCATGGTCAATAGTTTGTGTCACAAACAAACCGGTCAAAATAGATATGAGCACAATGCATGTACACCTTCAACCATCAAATGCTGCTAATAACAGCACCACAATTATCCGCCCATATTCCATGCAAGAAAGCCCCTACGTTATGAACTACATTACTCCGGTGACCATCACAACTGCTGCGCCACCACGGCCTACTTGTGACCACAACCACGAACATCCCGCTGTGATCTTTTCTACTGGCGGATACACCGGAAACCTATTCCATGAGTTTAACGAAAACATTATTCCTTTGTTCATCACCACTCGCCTTTTAAGATCGCGTGTACACTTTGTTGTTGTCGATTACAAGCCTTCGTTTATTCAAAAATATAGGCGTGTGTTCCCGCGCTTATCGGGCCATGAGATCATAAACACGGCAGAGGATTCGAGCGTGCATTGCTTTCCTGGAGCTATAACCGGTTTGAAATTTCATAAATTTCTAGGGTTGAACTCATCTGAAAATCCACAG GGTTACTATTCAATGGCGGATTTCAGACACTTCATCAGACAAACATATAAACTGAAAAACAAAAGCGTTTTCAATATGCAAAACCCGCCCATATTACTTCTAATTTCCCGCCAAAGAACAAGAAAGTTCTTAAATCAAGACAAGATGGTAAAGATGATGGAAGAATTAGGGTTTCGAGTGATCATTGCTAGCTCGGATAAAATAATGTCTAACATTGAGAAATTTTCACATGTGATAAACTCATGTAGTGTTATGATGGGGGCTCATGGAGCCGGTCTAGCCAACGAGCTATTTTTGCCTGATGGAGCCGTTATGATACAAGTTAGACCACTAGGGTTTCAGTATGGAGTTGATGCATTTTATAGTGAACCAGGTCCGGGCATGGGTTTAAAGTATTTGGAGTATAGGATCGAACCGGAGGAGAGTTCGTTAGCTGACGTGTATGGTCTTGATCACCCAGTGGTTGCGGATACAGCGTCAGTAGCGGCTAAGGGTGGCTACGCGGCGGCGCGTGAGATGTATTTAAATAAACAAGATTTGAGATTGAATTTAAACAGATTTAGAGCGACATTAGTTGAAACGTTAGGGTTTATTGGACATCATAAAGATGTTGCGAATGCTTGA